The DNA window AGAACCTGGCCAAGCAGGTGGCGGAGAAGAAGCTCTCCGTGCGTGACACGGAGCGCCTGGTCCAGCAGAGTCGCTCCCACGGCAAGAAGGATGCGGGCAAGACGCCGCAGAAGCAGAGCCCGCAGGTGAAGTCCTTGGTGGAGGAGCTTCAGCGCCGCTTGGGGACCAAGGTCCGGTTGACCGAAAGAAGCCCCGGAAAGGGCACCATCGAGGTGGACTTCTTCTCCTACGATGACCTGGACCGGCTGTTGAAGCTGCTCAGGAAGGAGTAGCGCGTGGCGCTCCTTGGCGGGAAGAAAGACGAAGCACCCAGCAGGCCTCTGTTCAAGCGGGAGGAGGAATCCGTGTCGCAGCGCTCTGGTGAGGTTCATACGCTTCTGGGCAAGGGAAGCGAGTTCGAGGGGAAGCTCACCTTCGAGGGACAGGTCCGTATCGACGGAAAGTTCCAGGGGCAAATCATCACCAAGGACGTGCTCGTCATTGGGGATGGGGCCAAGGTCCAGGCTGAAATCCAGGCCGGCACCGTCATCATCAACGGGCAGGTCGAAGGCAACGTGAAGGCCACCCAAATCATCGAGCTCAAGACGCCCGGCCGCGTGAAGGGCAACCTGGAGACGCCGTCGCTGTCCATGGACCGCGGGGTCATCTTCGAGGGCTCGCTGAAGATGGAGAACCTGGGCACCAACGCGTCCCGTCCTCCTCCGCCCGGCGGCGAGAAGAAGTAGGCCGTGAAGGCCCCGGCCCACATCGCGCCAGCAGCCTTGCTGGCGCTGTGTCTGCTGTCCGGTTGCAAGGGCTGCAAGGAGGAG is part of the Myxococcus landrumus genome and encodes:
- the bacM gene encoding bactofilin BacM, coding for MALLGGKKDEAPSRPLFKREEESVSQRSGEVHTLLGKGSEFEGKLTFEGQVRIDGKFQGQIITKDVLVIGDGAKVQAEIQAGTVIINGQVEGNVKATQIIELKTPGRVKGNLETPSLSMDRGVIFEGSLKMENLGTNASRPPPPGGEKK